The proteins below come from a single Sorghum bicolor cultivar BTx623 chromosome 4, Sorghum_bicolor_NCBIv3, whole genome shotgun sequence genomic window:
- the LOC8056253 gene encoding uncharacterized protein LOC8056253 — MSTFPPPPTAARSPLARVRLDDLAPFDGASTPAYARAVEAIAASLTRHGAAAVDLPAADAAVVRCALESARAFFRARPGLYVYRAGRALDDGELSPACMADAFRCLGKAARAALCAIARNLRLRSDAFSHLLDDNPLPLDEVSASELTVSFSHGHPQSSQAPMVGLRSSMAEVDRGFVTLVASDHPGIEVCNPNGHWYPADAGSSPDVLLLLTGRALSHVTAGLQLNSQYRITNNENRASLMFRLMPRVNAILDCSPISAAGHCIPQIHRPISASQFMDDLRAEENVYHHSEAPLESQGNFVNEPSLRSVLSDPLSGAFLEDAMVLSCGHSFGGLMLKKVLETARCSICNGEVDEASLFPNLALRAVATVVKMEDDRRLFHNAALRKRRKEVTEHMDAQRRSGSSKDSIELGLDAESPRAFKGVQYPFVAGERVVIMGNKRTPDKFVGKEAVVTSQCLNGWYLVKAVDSGESIRLQYRSLRKAGELKVQALLQSRQ; from the exons ATGTCGACCTTCCCTCCACCCCCCACCGCCGCTAGGAGCCCCCTCGCCAGGGTGCGCCTCGACGACCTGGCCCCGTTCGACGGCGCCTCAACCCCGGCCTACGCGCGCGCCGTCGAAGCCATCGCCGCTTCCCTCACGCgccacggcgccgccgccgtcgacctCCCTGCGGCGGATGCCGCTGTCGTCCGGTGCGCCCTCGAGTCCGCGCGCGCCTTCTTCCGCGCCCGCCCCGGCCTCTATGTCTACCGCGCCGGGAG GGCTCTGGATGATGGGGAGTTGTCACCTGCTTGCATGGCTGATGCTTTCAGATGTTTGGGTAAGGCAGCCCGTGCTGCTCTCTGTGCAATAGCACGGAACCTTCGCTTACGTTCAGA TGCTTTCAGCCATTTGCTTGATGACAACCCATTGCCTCTTGATGAGGTTTCAGCTTCAGAATTGACGGTGTCATTTTCTCATGGACACCCCCAAAGCAGCCAGGCACCTATGGTGGGCCTCAGATCATCAATGGCTGAAGTTGATAGAGGTTTTGTTACACTGGTTGCTTCTGACCATCCAGGAATTGAG GTTTGCAACCCAAATGGTCATTGGTACCCAGCAGATGCGGGCTCAAGCCCTGATGTCCTATTGCTTTTGACTGGAAGAGCCTTGAGTCATGTTACTGCTGGTCTACAGCTAAACTCTCAGTACAGGATCACTAATAATGAAAACAG GGCATCACTCATGTTTAGGCTGATGCCTCGTGTCAATGCTATATTGGACTGCTCTCCAATTTCAGCTGCTGGGCATTGCATACCACAGATCCACCGGCCCATATCTGCAAGCCAGTTTATGGATGATTTGCGTGCTGAAGAGAATGTTTACCATCACTCGGAAGCACCACTT GAATCACAGGGAAACTTTGTTAATGAACCGTCGCTCAGAAGTGTGCTCTCAGACCCTTTGTC tggGGCTTTTCTTGAAGATgctatggttctctcatgtggGCACTCGTTTGGTGGCCTCATGCTAAAGAAAGTTCTTGAAACG GCAAGGTGCAGCATTTGCAACGGAGAAGTTGATGAGGCCTCCTTATTTCCTAACCTTG CTCTAAGAGCAGTGGCTACAGTGGTGAAGATGGAAGACGATAGGAGGCTCTTTCATAATGCAGCCCTTCGAAAGCGCAGGAAAGAAGTGACTGAGCATATGGATGCTCAAAGGCGAAGCGGAAGTAGCAAG GACAGTATTGAGCTGGGGTTAGATGCTGAAAGCCCTAGAGCGTTCAAGGGGGTGCAGTACCCGTTCGTGGCGGGTGAGAGAGTCGTGATCATG gGAAACAAAAGGACGCCTGATAAATTCGTTGGGAAGGAGGCGGTGGTGACATCACAGTGCCTGAATGGCTG GTACCTTGTGAAGGCAGTTGATAGCGGAGAAAGCATACGGCTGCAGTACAGGTCGCTGAGGAAAGCGGGGGAGCTAAAGGTGCAAGCACTCCTGCAGAGTAGACAATGA
- the LOC8084455 gene encoding uncharacterized protein LOC8084455 isoform X1, whose translation MALLMSLGAAVYSYFSTATAPPRPRRCILSFRAAASPAALDRRRRPQNVAGDFFVDQRCIDCQTCRWMAPQVFKRVDGKAAVAAQPSSEEERTKALQALLSCPTSSIHTEKPPKDILQVQNMFPLPIDDKLLPGVYLCGYNSEDSYGATSYLVIHPQGNILIDSPRYTSKLANNIEKLGGARYMFLTHIDDVADHRKWAEQLKCERIIHMGDVEEATADVEWKLEGNGPWNIGTDFEFIHTPGHTPGSVCLYYKPPKVLFTGDHVAKSEESDDLNLFLMYSKQSVSLQLESIRKLLEVEFEWLLPGHGYRIRYKDVQAKNAAMESLLANYLS comes from the exons atggcGCTGCTGATGAGCCTTGGCGCCGCCGTGTACTCCTACTTCTCCACGGCAACCGCGCCGCCGCGTCCCCGAAGATGCATCCTGTCGTttcgcgccgccgcctcccctgCGGCGCTGGACCGCCGGCGACGGCCGCAGAACGTGGCGGGCGATTTCTTCGTCG aCCAGCGCTGCATCGACTGCCAGACCTGCCGATGGATGGCGCCG CAAGTGTTCAAGAGGGTGGATGGCAAGGCCGCCGTAGCGGCGCAGCCCAGCTCCGAGGAGGAGAGGACCAAGGCCCTGCAG GCGCTGCTCTCCTGTCCAACATCCTCAATTCACACTGAGAAACCTCCAAAGGACATCCTTCAAGTGCAAAACATGTTTCCTCTTCCAATCGACGACAAACTACTCCCA GGCGTTTATCTCTGTGGGTACAATTCTGAAGACTCATATGGGGCAACATCCTACCTGGTAATTCATCCACAAGGAAACATACTGATTGACAG ccCAAGGTATACTTCAAAGCTGGCCAACAATATTGAAAAGCTTGGTGGAGCGCGCTACATGTTTTTGACCCACAT TGATGATGTGGCGGATCACAGGAAGTGGGCTGAGCAGCTAAAATGTGAAAGAATAATTCATATGGGAGAT GTGGAGGAGGCTACTGCAGATGTTGAGTGGAAACTTGAAGGAAATGGGCCATGGAACATAGGAACAGATTTTGAATTTATCCATACGCCAGGCCATACCCCA GGCTCGGTGTGCTTGTATTACAAACCGCCAAAGGTGCTGTTCACTGGAGATCATGTTGCAAAGTCAGAAGAATCAGACGACCTGAATCTCTTTCTGATGTACAGCAAACAGTCAG TGAGCCTTCAGCTGGAAAGCATAAGGAAACTATTGGAGGTAGAGTTCGAATGGCTTTTACCTG GGCATGGCTATCGAATTAGGTACAAAGATGTGCAGGCCAAGAATGCAGCCATGG
- the LOC8084455 gene encoding uncharacterized protein LOC8084455 isoform X2 yields the protein MALLMSLGAAVYSYFSTATAPPRPRRCILSFRAAASPAALDRRRRPQNVAGDFFVDQRCIDCQTCRWMAPQVFKRVDGKAAVAAQPSSEEERTKALQALLSCPTSSIHTEKPPKDILQVQNMFPLPIDDKLLPGVYLCGYNSEDSYGATSYLVIHPQGNILIDSDDVADHRKWAEQLKCERIIHMGDVEEATADVEWKLEGNGPWNIGTDFEFIHTPGHTPGSVCLYYKPPKVLFTGDHVAKSEESDDLNLFLMYSKQSVSLQLESIRKLLEVEFEWLLPGHGYRIRYKDVQAKNAAMESLLANYLS from the exons atggcGCTGCTGATGAGCCTTGGCGCCGCCGTGTACTCCTACTTCTCCACGGCAACCGCGCCGCCGCGTCCCCGAAGATGCATCCTGTCGTttcgcgccgccgcctcccctgCGGCGCTGGACCGCCGGCGACGGCCGCAGAACGTGGCGGGCGATTTCTTCGTCG aCCAGCGCTGCATCGACTGCCAGACCTGCCGATGGATGGCGCCG CAAGTGTTCAAGAGGGTGGATGGCAAGGCCGCCGTAGCGGCGCAGCCCAGCTCCGAGGAGGAGAGGACCAAGGCCCTGCAG GCGCTGCTCTCCTGTCCAACATCCTCAATTCACACTGAGAAACCTCCAAAGGACATCCTTCAAGTGCAAAACATGTTTCCTCTTCCAATCGACGACAAACTACTCCCA GGCGTTTATCTCTGTGGGTACAATTCTGAAGACTCATATGGGGCAACATCCTACCTGGTAATTCATCCACAAGGAAACATACTGATTGACAG TGATGATGTGGCGGATCACAGGAAGTGGGCTGAGCAGCTAAAATGTGAAAGAATAATTCATATGGGAGAT GTGGAGGAGGCTACTGCAGATGTTGAGTGGAAACTTGAAGGAAATGGGCCATGGAACATAGGAACAGATTTTGAATTTATCCATACGCCAGGCCATACCCCA GGCTCGGTGTGCTTGTATTACAAACCGCCAAAGGTGCTGTTCACTGGAGATCATGTTGCAAAGTCAGAAGAATCAGACGACCTGAATCTCTTTCTGATGTACAGCAAACAGTCAG TGAGCCTTCAGCTGGAAAGCATAAGGAAACTATTGGAGGTAGAGTTCGAATGGCTTTTACCTG GGCATGGCTATCGAATTAGGTACAAAGATGTGCAGGCCAAGAATGCAGCCATGG
- the LOC8056257 gene encoding pentatricopeptide repeat-containing protein At3g62890 yields MGSHCRHLAREMQWPTAALQLLCRPSLSAAQLRQVDAHLLSSFSHLLADRFLPNQLLRSLIPAHPLGALRLFPRLRRIFPDFRPNNYTFSFLLKAAADSSAPPSLGPDYPFGAHAIVPSLHALAVVLAWDAHAYVANGLIHAYATHGVVPSARRLFEDALASRAADVCSWTSLLTACAKAGQVEEARALFDGMPRRNDVAWSAMLSAYVAAGSFDDAVRLFEDMLRSGVRPNRAAVVGVLAACGALGALDQGRWVHALLVSGTHGGDGATAMDGVVATALVDMYAKCGSLDTARQVFAAAAPRSQRDVFAYTAMISGLSDHGRCGEAIDLFGQMQAEGVRPNEVTFICVLTACGRAGLVGRAKEVFRSMAAVHGMEPGVEHYGCLVDVLGRAGLLAEAMETVRSMTMRPDAYVLGALLNACAAHGDVEAGEQVVRWLAELGLDHSGVHVQLSNMYAGWSKWEEVLKVRRTMDQRKVAKVPGCSMLEVDGVASEFVAGDRSHPRMQEIMSAIRDLHGQLRQLDHDYCYYLSMEMELN; encoded by the coding sequence ATGGGCAGCCACTGCCGCCATCTCGCTCGCGAGATGCAATGGCCGACGGCGGCGCTGCAGCTGCTGTGCCGGCCGTCGCTGAGCGCCGCTCAGCTCCGGCAGGTGGACGCGCACCTGCTCAGCTCTTTCTCGCACCTCCTCGCCGACCGGTTCCTTCCCAACCAGCTCCTCCGCTCGCTGATCCCGGCGCACCCGCTCGGCGCCCTCCGCCTGTTCCCGCGCCTCCGCCGCATCTTCCCCGACTTCCGGCCCAACAACTacaccttctccttcctcctcaaAGCCGCTGCCGACTCGTCAGCGCCACCGTCTCTGGGACCGGACTACCCTTTCGGCGCCCACGCCATCGTCCCCTCTCTCCACGCCCTCGCCGTCGTCCTGGCCTGGGACGCCCACGCCTACGTCGCCAACGGTCTCATCCACGCCTACGCCACCCACGGCGTCGTGCCCTCGGCTCGCCGCCTCTTCGAAGACGCCCTCGCGTCCCGCGCGGCCGACGTGTGCTCCTGGACGTCGCTCCTCACGGCCTGCGCCAAGGCCGGGCAGGTGGAGGAGGCGCGCGCCCTGTTCGACGGAATGCCCCGCAGGAACGACGTCGCCTGGAGCGCCATGCTGAGCGCCTACGTGGCcgcgggcagcttcgacgaCGCCGTGCGGCTGTTCGAGGACATGCTCAGGTCCGGCGTCCGCCCCAACAGGGCGGCGGTGGTCGGGGTGCTGGCCGCGTGCGGGGCGCTCGGGGCGCTGGACCAGGGCAGGTGGGTGCACGCCTTGCTGGTCAGCGGCACCCATGGTGGTGATGGTGCGACAGCCATGGACGGCGTGGTGGCGACGGCGCTGGTGGACATGTACGCCAAGTGCGGGAGCCTGGACACGGCGAGGCAGGTGTTCGCGGCGGCGGCCCCACGGTCGCAGCGGGACGTGTTTGCCTACACGGCCATGATCTCGGGGCTCTCGGACCACGGCCGCTGCGGCGAGGCGATCGACCTGTTCGGGCAGATGCAGGCGGAAGGGGTGCGCCCCAACGAGGTGACCTTCATCTGCGTGCTCACCGCGTGCGGCCGCGCGGGCCTCGTCGGCCGCGCCAAGGAGGTGTTCCGCAGCATGGCGGCGGTGCACGGCATGGAGCCCGGCGTGGAGCACTACGGGTGCCTGGTGGACGTCCTCGGGCGCGCCGGGCTGCTGGCGGAGGCCATGGAGACCGTGCGGTCGATGACGATGAGGCCTGACGCATACGTGCTGGGCGCGCTGCTGAACGCGTGCGCGGCGCACGGCGACGTGGAGGCCGGCGAGCAGGTGGTGCGTTGGCTGGCGGAGCTGGGGCTGGACCATAGCGGGGTGCACGTGCAGCTGTCCAACATGTACGCCGGGTGGAGCAAGTGGGAGGAGGTGCTCAAGGTCCGCCGGACCATGGACCAGAGGAAAGTGGCCAAGGTGCCCGGCTGCAGCATGCTGGAGGTGGACGGCGTGGCCAGCGAGTTTGTGGCCGGCGACCGCTCGCATCCCCGGATGCAGGAGATCATGTCAGCCATTAGAGACCTCCACGGGCAGCTCCGGCAGTTGGACCACGACTATTGTTATTATCTCAGCATGGAAATGGAGCTCAACTaa
- the LOC8084456 gene encoding probable cytosolic oligopeptidase A, which yields MVAHARPRPRQHIRVLAAAAAAAMLLLSSALFTTARFPLAVSARLPNPTTTTRLLLFAGLPASSPLRAFCPRAPPSPSLATCAAFSSSSSTMAAADNPLLVADFDFPPFDRVEPTHVRPGIRELLTRLEGELEELEKGVQPTWGKLVEPLERITDRLEVIWGMVDHLKAVKDSADLRAAVEEVQPDKVKFQLRLGQSKPIYEAFKAIRNSSDWDSLSDARKRIVEAQIKEAVLSGVALEDEQREKFNQIEQELEKLTQKFSENVLDATKKFEKLITDKKEIEGLPATALGLAAQTAVSKGHENATAENGPWVITLDAPSYIPVMQHAQNRELREEVYRAYLTRASSGELDNTNIISQILKLRLEKAKLLGYKNYAEVSMAQKMATVERVEELLEKLRAASWDHAVKDMEDLKIFAKDSGSPEANDLTHWDLTFWSERLRETKYDINEEELRPYFALPKVMDGLFTLAHKLFGVTVEPADGLAPVWHSDVKFYCVKDSSNSPVAYFYFDPYSRPSEKRGGAWMNVVFSRSRVLARNGLSARLPVAHMVCNQTPPVGEKPSLMTFREVETVFHEFGHALQHMLTKQDEGFVAGIRGVEWDAVELPSQFMENWCYHKNTLLSIAKHYETGETLPEEIYAKLVAAKNFRAGTFSLRQIRFASVDMELHTTYDPNGSLSIYDVDRRVAERTQVLAPLPEDRFLCSFSHIFAGGYAAGYYSYKWAEVLSADAFSAFEDAGLDNEKAIEETGRRFRDTVLALGGGKSPLEVFVSFRGREPSPEPLLRHNGLLPVAA from the exons ATGGTGGCCCACGCGCGGCCACGCCCACGTCAGCACATCCGagtcctcgccgccgccgccgccgccgccatgcttCTCCTTTCCTCCGCCCTCTTCACCACCGCTCGCTTCCCACTCGCCGTCTCCGCCCGCCTCCCAAACCCTACCACTACCACCCGCCTCCTCCTCTTCGCCGGCCTCCCTGCCTCCTCCCCACTCCGTGCCTTCTGCCCCAGGGCGCCGCCTTCTCCGTCCCTCGCCACCTGCgccgccttctcctcctcctcctctaccatggccgccgccgacaACCCCCTCCTCGTCGCCGACTTCGACTTCCCGCCCTTCGACCGCGTCGAGCCCACCCACGTCCGACCCGGCATCCGCGAACTGCTCACGCGACTC GAGGGCGAGCTCGAGGAGCTCGAGAAGGGCGTCCAGCCCACGTGGGGGAAGCTTGTCGAGCCGCTCGAGCGCATCACCGACAGGCTCGAGGTCATCTGGGGCATGGTCGATCACCTCAAGGCTGTTAAGGACTCCGCCGATCTCCGCGCCGCCGTAGAGGAAGTGCAG CCCGACAAAGTCAAGTTCCAACTAAGGCTGGGGCAGAGCAAGCCTATCTATGAAGCTTTCAAGGCCATCAGGAACTCTTCCGACTGGGACAGTCTCAGTGATGCTCGCAAGCGTATAGTTGAAG CTCAAATAAAGGAAGCTGTTCTCAGTGGAGTTGCGCTTGAGGATGAGCAAAGGGAGAAGTTTAACCAAATCGAACAA GAGCTTGAAAAACTGACGCAAAAGTTTAGCGAAAATGTTCTGGACGCCACAAAGAAATTTGAGAAGTTAATTACCGATAAGAAAGAAATTGAGGGTTTACCTGCTACAGCCCTTGGTTTAGCAGCACAGACTGCCGTGTCAAAG GGCCATGAAAATGCTACAGCTGAAAATGGACCTTGGGTTATCACGTTGGATGCACCAAGCTATATCCCTGTTATGCAACATGCTCAGAACAGAGAGCTCCGGGAAGAAGTTTATCGTGCTTATCTTACCCGCGCCTCTAGCGGTGAACTTGACAACACCAATATCATCTCCCAAATTCTAAAGCTAAGGCTTGAGAAGGCTAAACTTCTTGGCTACAAGAACTATGCTGAG GTAAGCATGGCTCAGAAAATGGCAACTGTTGAGCGAGTAGAAGAGCTTCTCGAGAAGCTGCGTGCTGCTTCCTGGGATCATGCTGTCAAAG ATATGGAAGATCTAAAAATCTTTGCGAAAGATTCTGGTTCTCCTGAAGCTAATGATTTGACTCACTGGGACCTTACCTTCTGGAGTGAACGACTGAGAGAGACTAAATATGATATCAATGAG GAAGAGCTGCGCCCTTATTTTGCACTACCCAAGGTTATGGATGGCCTCTTCACTCTGGCACATAAGCTTTTTGGAGTTACTGTTGAACCTGCAGATGGGCTGGCTCCT GTCTGGCACAGTGATGTCAAATTTTATTGTGTCAAAGACTCTTCCAATAGCCCTGTTGCTTATTTTTACTTTGATCCTTATTCAAGACCATCTGAAAAGCGCGGAGGGGCTTGGATGAATGTGGTCTTCTCTCGAAGTCGCGTGCTAGCTCGCAATGGTTTGTCTGCTAGGCTTCCTGTTGCCCATATGGTGTGCAATCAGACTCCACCAGTTGGTGAGAAGCCCAGTCTTATGACCTTCCGTGAG GTTGAAACTGTGTTCCATGAATTTGGTCATGCCCTTCAGCATATGCTTACTAAACAAGATGAAGGCTTTGTTGCTGGTATTCGTGGAGTTGAATGGGATGCTGTAGAGTTACCCTCCCAATTCATGGAGAACTGGTGTTACCACAA GAATACTCTTttgagcattgcaaagcattaTGAAACCGGTGAAACTCTTCCAGAGGAAATTTATGCGAAGCTTGTAGCTGCAAAGAATTTCCGTGCTGGTACCTTCAGCCTGCGCCAG ATACGATTTGCCAGTGTGGATATGGAACTTCATACAACTTATGATCCCAATGGCTCACTGTCCATATATGATGTTGACCGAAGAGTTGCAGAACGGACACAAGTTCTTGCTCCTCTGCCGGAAGACAGATTCCTGTGCAGCTTTAGCCATATTTTTGCAG GGGGCTATGCTGCTGGATACTACAGTTACAAG TGGGCTGAAGTACTGTCAGCTGATGCATTCTCAGCTTTTGAAGACGCTGGTTTGGATAATGAGAAG GCAATTGAGGAAACTGGCAGACGGTTCAGAGACACTGTTCTTGCGCTTGGAGGTGGAAAGTCCCCGCTTGAG GTGTTTGTTTCATTCCGAGGACGGGAGCCTTCACCCGAACCACTTCTTAGGCACAACGGCTTGCTTCCTGTTGCTGCGTAG
- the LOC8056258 gene encoding two-component response regulator ORR3 isoform X1 produces the protein MLNCTCCLASSQSCDLRSSRQQAGMSTTTVTPEPPHVLAVDDSIVDRAVISRLLRSSKYRVTTVDSGKRALEVLSLDDSVHMIITDYCMPEMSGYELLKRVKESAELREIPVVLMSSENSPTRIRRCLEEGAEEFLIKPVRASDVSRLCSRLVSTCRR, from the exons ATGCTGAAT TGCACCTGCTGTTTGGCAAGCTCCCAAAGCTGCGATCTGC GCAGTAGTAGGCAGCAGGCAGGCATGTCGACAACGACGGTGACGCCGGAGCCGCCGCACGTCCTGGCCGTGGACGATAGCATCGTCGATCGTGCTGTCATCTCCAGGCTCCTGCGCAGCTCCAAATACCGAG TTACGACGGTGGACAGCGGCAAGAGAGCCTTGGAGGTTCTCAGCCTG GATGACAGCGTGCACATGATCATCACGGATTACTGCATGCCGGAGATGAGCGGGTACGAGCTCCTGAAGCGGGTCAAGGAGTCAGCTGAGCTGCGGGAGATCCCCGTGGTGCTCATGTCGTCGGAGAACTCGCCGACGAGGATCCGGCGGTGCCTGGAGGAGGGTGCCGAGGAGTTCCTCATCAAGCCGGTGAGGGCCTCCGACGTGTCGCGCCTCTGCAGCCGCCTCGTCAGCACCTGCAGGCGCTAG
- the LOC8056256 gene encoding protein BRICK1, with amino-acid sequence MGRGGGMGNPVNVGIAVQADWENREFISNISLNVRRLFDFLLRFEATTKSKLATLNEKLDILERKLEVLEVQVSSATTNPSVFN; translated from the exons ATGGGTCGCGGCGGCGGCATGGGGAACCCAGTCAACGTGGGCATCGCGGTGCAGGCGGACTGGGAAAACCGCGAGTTCATCTCCAACATCTCCCTCAACGTCCGACGCCTCTTCGACTTCCTCCTCAGATTCG AAGCTACGACAAAGAGCAAGCTGGCAACTTTGAACGAGAAGCTTGACATCCTAGAGCGGAAGCTGGAGGTGCTTGAAGTTCAAGTGAGCAGCGCGACGACCAACCCTTCCGTCTTCAACTAG
- the LOC8056258 gene encoding two-component response regulator ORR3 isoform X2, protein MSTTTVTPEPPHVLAVDDSIVDRAVISRLLRSSKYRVTTVDSGKRALEVLSLDDSVHMIITDYCMPEMSGYELLKRVKESAELREIPVVLMSSENSPTRIRRCLEEGAEEFLIKPVRASDVSRLCSRLVSTCRR, encoded by the exons ATGTCGACAACGACGGTGACGCCGGAGCCGCCGCACGTCCTGGCCGTGGACGATAGCATCGTCGATCGTGCTGTCATCTCCAGGCTCCTGCGCAGCTCCAAATACCGAG TTACGACGGTGGACAGCGGCAAGAGAGCCTTGGAGGTTCTCAGCCTG GATGACAGCGTGCACATGATCATCACGGATTACTGCATGCCGGAGATGAGCGGGTACGAGCTCCTGAAGCGGGTCAAGGAGTCAGCTGAGCTGCGGGAGATCCCCGTGGTGCTCATGTCGTCGGAGAACTCGCCGACGAGGATCCGGCGGTGCCTGGAGGAGGGTGCCGAGGAGTTCCTCATCAAGCCGGTGAGGGCCTCCGACGTGTCGCGCCTCTGCAGCCGCCTCGTCAGCACCTGCAGGCGCTAG
- the LOC8056254 gene encoding pentatricopeptide repeat-containing protein At1g61870, mitochondrial yields MASAAAALCRSPSLLSRRHLLVRLLSTQTQLATPPTPTTPADLSRLKSSIRDAATSPDALATLFLSGLPHPAFLADRPLFALSVHRLASAGRRDLVASVLSSSLTALPSPHPSEGFLLRLISLYSAAGMPDHSLTVFRLVNPPSDRALSALLSTYHDNRLYDRAVRAFNTLPAELGIKPGLVSHNVLLKALVASGDIAAARSAFDKMPDTAGVQPDIVSCNEILKGYLSTGDDAAFDQLVKEIAGPNRRLKPNVGTYNLRMAMLCSKERSFEAEELLDAMGANGVPPNRASFNTVIKGLCNEGEVGAAMALFKRMPEVPRQKGKGVSPNFETYIMLLEALVNKNLFDPALEVCKECLHNKWAPPFQAVKGLVESLLKSRKAKHAREVLMAMRKAVKGDAKQEWTKVEAQFPMLLADKKA; encoded by the coding sequence atggcctccgccgccgccgccctctgcCGGAGCCCCTCACTGCTGAGCCGCCGCCACCTCCTCGTACGCCTCCTCTCCACGCAGACCCAGCTCGCTACCCCACCGACGCCCACCACCCCTGCCGACCTCTCCCGCCTCAAGTCCTCCATCCGCGACGCGGCCACCAGCCCGGACGCGCTCGCCACCCTCTTCCTCTCGGGCCTCCCGCACCCGGCTTTCCTCGCCGACCGCCCGCTCTTCGCGCTCTCCGTCCACCGCCTCGCCTCCGCGGGCCGCCGCGACCTCGTCGCCTCCGTCCTCTCCTCCTCCCTCACCGCCCTCCCCAGCCCGCACCCCTCCGAGGGCTTCCTCCTCCGCCTCATCTCCCTATACTCCGCCGCGGGCATGCCCGACCACTCCCTCACCGTCTTCCGCCTCGTCAACCCGCCCTCCGACCGCGCCCTCTCCGCGCTCCTCTCCACCTACCACGACAATCGCCTCTACGACCGCGCCGTCCGGGCCTTCAACACTCTCCCCGCCGAGCTCGGTATCAAACCGGGACTCGTCTCCCACAACGTCCTCCTCAAGGCCCTCGTCGCCAGCGGGGACATCGCCGCCGCACGCTCGGCGTTCGACAAAATGCCTGACACGGCTGGCGTCCAGCCGGACATCGTCTCTTGCAACGAGATCCTCAAGGGCTACCTCAGCACTGGCGACGATGCGGCCTTCGATCAGCTAGTTAAGGAGATCGCTGGACCCAATAGGAGGCTCAAGCCCAATGTCGGGACATACAATCTCCGGATGGCCATGCTGTGCTCCAAAGAGAGGAGCTTTGAAGCTGAAGAGCTGCTGGATGCCATGGGGGCAAATGGCGTCCCGCCCAACCGTGCAAGCTTCAACACGGTCATCAAGGGGCTCTGCAACGAGGGGGAGGTGGGTGCTGCCATGGCTCTCTTCAAGAGGATGCCCGAGGTGCCCAGGCAGAAAGGCAAAGGGGTCTCCCCCAACTTTGAGACCTACATCATGCTgctcgaggcccttgtcaacaaGAATTTGTTTGATCCTGCCCTGGAGGTCTGCAAGGAGTGCCTGCACAACAAGTGGGCACCGCCGTTCCAAGCTGTCAAAGGTTTGGTTGAGAGTTTGCTCAAGAGCAGGAAGGCCAAGCACGCGAGGGAGGTTCTCATGGCCATGAGAAAGGCTGTCAAGGGTGACGCCAAACAGGAGTGGACAAAGGTCGAGGCTCAGTTCCCGATGTTGCTTGCTGACAAGAAAGCCTAA
- the LOC8056255 gene encoding uncharacterized protein LOC8056255 — MMNSQNLQLQLPVQDLSLRGRSFISKPTNNKVMHHHHQCPAASSSSPPAAARGGLQVAHPSTSRRRPRALVAVRAAGGSDDASGGESSSSGGGEEDDDGGRSSWSSGGGGGLSRDDLERLVGTDDDAKFNGLDLANLIRKKYGRSYDVTLIKKEFMGRNLLAMNVMWKYREQRSFPLSEEEYLLRLDDVANTLKCWGAVAHVRNTLEKLKERPRIGKAVSIFIDMDQTGGRSNEWIYK, encoded by the exons ATGATGAACTCCCAGAACCTTCAGCTGCAGCTGCCCGTTCAGGATCTGAGTCTCAGAGGGAGATCATTCATCAGCAAGCCCACCAATAACAAGGTgatgcaccaccaccaccagtgcCCTGCAGCTTCGTCGTCTTCACCACCAGCTGCTGCTAGAGGAGGCCTGCAGGTTGCCCATCCCAGCACCAGCAGGAGGCGTCCTCGTGCCCTCGTCGCCGTCAGAGCGGCCGGCGGCAGTGACGACGCATCAGGAGGTGAGTCGTCGTCAAGCGGCGGAGGGGAAGAAGATGACGATGGCGGTAGGTCGTCGTGGTcgtcgggcggcggcggcggcttgtcCCGAGACGATTTGGAGCGCCTGGTTGGGACCGACGACGACGCCAAGTTCAATGGGTTGGATCTTGCAAACCTCATCAGGAAGAAGTACGGCAGATCGTACGATGTCACATTGATAAAGAAG GAGTTCATGGGAAGGAATCTGCTGGCCATGAATGTGATGTGGAAGTACAGGGAGCAA AGATCGTTCCCGCTGAGCGAGGAGGAGTACCTACTGCGGCTGGACGACGTGGCCAACACGCTCAAGTGCTGGGGAGCCGTGGCGCACGTGCGCAACACGCTGGAGAAGCTCAAGGAGAGGCCGCGCATCGGCAAGGCCGTCAGCATCTTCATCGACATGGACCAGACCGGAGGACGCTCCAACGAGTGGATCTACAAGTAG